The window ACCATAGAAAAACTGCACCTCCAATTGTTAGATTGTGTCCAACAATTGGGGTGCAGTTCAAATTTCGAGCGTTTTTTTGGTGGAACATTTTGCTATCCTTCTTGAACTAAAACACCTGTTAGTTTAATAAATACATTCTGATTTATTACACATTATGATTGATCAGTAATGTTTTAAGATTTACTTTGTTGTGCTAATATTTTCACACATAAACATATTAGGAGGCGACCTTTATGAATTCGCATGAAAATAAAGTAAAGGAATTTTTAAGCTATAATAATGTAAAAGCTGAACACTTCGTATTTAGTCAATCTTGCCACTCCGTAAAAGAAGCCGCGGAAGCAGTTAATGGCTCGGAAGACGATTTTGTAAAAAATATTTGCATGATTGACTCAAATAATGAATTAATAGTGGCTATTGTAAAAGGAAACAATAGAGCTAGTACAACTCGTGTTGCAAAATCTTTAAATATAGAAAAGCCTAGACTTGCTAATGAAAATGAAATTATTGAACGTACAGGTTTCCCACCAGGTGGAGTTCCTTCTTTTGGTTTTCAAGCAAAATTTTTAGTTGATCCGAAAGTGACAAATATGGATTACATATATACTGGTGGTGGTTCCGAAAACTCATTAGTTAAAATAAATGTTCAAGACTTATTAAAGATCAATCAAGGTACTATTATTAAAGTGAGTAAATAGCAGCTCTTGACAACCGTATAAAATGACGGTTGTTTTTGCATTTTAAACTGCACAATATGTGTCAAATGCGACATAAAAAATCCCATTTTATTCTTCAACTAACCTGCTCCGTTGAACAAGAAAAAGAGCCATCTAAGCAGCTCCAATCTTCATGTAAAGTCCCGTTGGAGAAAGTCAATTAACGATTTAATTGATTTACTAAATCTTGTAATTTACTGTCTGTTTCAATATTTAGATCTTTTTCATACACATAAAACAACAACACATTATTAGTTTCATACACATTAAATGAAACCGTATTGACACTTGCTGTTTTTTCACGCCAATCTTCCCAACCCTTTTCTCGTTCGTCTTTTATATTATAGATATAAACTAATAGCATCTTTCCATCTAATTCATAAGAAAAAGGTCTAACCCCGTTAAGTTTCATTCCAAAAAAATTGCTGTCCTTACTAATTTTGCTTTTGTTTAGTGACAATTGCTGTTCTTCGAATGAAGATAGCACTTCTTCTAGTGTAATTGCATTGGAATCACTTGCTTGGCAAGCCGTTAATAAGAAGAACAATGATATAAAAGTGAAAGCTAATTTCTTCAATTAATCGCCTCCTTAAAATGTTAGACGTGAAGATAATTTATATGTTTCAAATCATTTACTTCTTAAACTAACCTGCTGCGATAGTTGAATAAGAGTTAATTCGAACAAGCCCTAATTAAAAATAGAAATACTATAATCATAATCACTGAGACAATATTTATTAAGCAACTACCACTTGGTGCACCAGTGGTTGCTTGTGCCCACGTATTATTTAAAGTGCCACCTGGATTCTTTCGTTGTTCTTTTGCTTTTAATCTTTCTCTTTCTTTTTCAGACATAAACCAACACACCCTTTACACTTTATTTACATTTACTACCACCTCATGAGTATCTAGCTACATTCTTTTTTCAACTAACCTGTTTCTTAGTGAAAAAGACTTCTAAATGACTTGGCCATGACAGTTCGGCTACCATGCCATTTAATTGAATAAATTACAAATTATTTCAGCTCTCGAAAATCTTCAAGTATAACGTGAACTACCTCTTCTCCACTATGATTATCGAATAAAATATCATAACTCTAAACTAATTTCGATTTCTCTTTGAATAATCTATTCCTTAATCTGTTTATATGTTGACTATACTGCTTGATTCGTCAAGAGTATATAGTTCGATGATTTTACATATAAAAGCAATTTCAGTGTCAAATTAGCTATACGCCATAATGCGATTAGTCTATAATATTGCTGTACATATAATCTAGGGGTGACAATATTGAGATTTACAGTCGGACGGAAGTTATGGGCCGGGTTTCTCTCGGTCCTTTTGCTGCTTATCCTTGTCGGAGTGACAAGTTATGCGTCGATGTCTTCGATGAATAAAGAGTACCGCTTTTTAATCGATGACCGCATTCAGAAAGTGTTATTGTTGGAAAACCTATCATCCATACAAGGGAAAATCGTGAGCAATGTTCGCGGCTATCTACTTTACAAGGATCAGCTCTATCTCCGGGATCTGGACCCAATGAGAGAGGAATTCATTCAATCGTGGAATGAATTAGATGAAAGCATCCGGACAGAAAGTGCTAGAGAGGCACTTGCAAATGTGAAAAAAGCAAGTGAGCAGTATAATAATAGTATCAATACCATGATACAGGAGTTGGATGGAGGCAATGACGCGGGGGCACGATCCATTGCGACTCAAGCGACCTCCTACCAAAATGTGTTGGATGCCAACATTACTATACTCATAGAGCATCAACTGGAACAGAAAGAAATCGCTGAAGATAACATTAATCAACAATTACAGAATATTAAAATTCTGATTTTTACGGTTATTGTTTTATCTATCCTGTTAAGCATTGCGGTCGCCTTCATCATCGCCCGTAGCATTGCACATCCGGTTGGAAAGATGACAAACGCGCTTGCTGAAATCGCTAAAGGGAATTTGGCAATCGAACCGATCCGCATTCGGAACAAGGACGAAATCGGAGAAATGGCGACTGCATTCAATGAAATGACGGATGACCTGCGCGGTATTATTTCACGGGCACGGGACACATCCGTCCAATTAGCTGTCCACGCGGAGGAATTGTCCGCCAGTTCGGAGGAGAGCCTAGCCGCCTCCGAACTAGTGGCGGAAATTTCGGAACGCAATTTAATTAGCAGTGACGAGCAAGTGAAACTCATTAATGAGGCTTCAGCTGCCATGGAAGAGATGATCGCTGGGATCGACCGGATTACCGAAGATAATGAGTTGATGCTCCGTTCTTCGGAAAGAGTGGCGCAATTGGTGATGGAAGGTTCCACGTTCATGGAAGATGTCAACAATCAGATGAATGTCATCAATACGACTATCGGTGAGTCGACAGAAATGATGAACGAGATGGCAAGCCAATCGGAAACCATCCGCAATGTGACAGGGCTGATTACGGCGATAGCTGAACAGACCAACTTATTGGCGTTGAATGCCGCAATTGAGGCGGCTCGGGCCGGTGAACATGGAAAAGGATTTGCAGTCGTCGCGGAGGAAGTCCGGCACCTCGCAGAACAATCGAAACAATCGGCAGCGGAGATCGGCCAGATGGTCGATACGATGATTCAAAACGTCAACCGTGCCGTAACAAGCACGCAAGAAGGCAACCAACGCGTCGAGGAAGGATTGGTTATCACAGAACGGACCGCGGAAGTGTTTGAACAGATTAAACAGGCGGAAGTGGATGTCAATGAGAAAGTGGCAACTGTGGCAGCGGCCATTGAACAAATTCGAGCGATGACGGACGAAGTGTCGAGCGGCGCGTCCCAAACACAAGTACTGGCGATACAGGCATCCGAAGAAGCGCAATCGACCAGCGCCGCGACTGAGCAACAATTGGCGGCAAATGAAGAGATTTCTTCCAGCGCGCAAATATTGGCGGAACTGGCGGAAAAACTGCAACGAGATATGGAAGGATTCGTCGTTTCAAAGACTAATGAAGAAGAAAGCTTCGGGAAGGAAAAGGAACCTGTGGAGGAGCAACAGGATATTTGAGCGGACTTGGGTTGATTGCGCGCAGCAATCAGCCTTTTTCTATTGGAAGGGAACGATTGCGGGGAAGCAGACATACGTTAGATAGGATGAAATGAAGAAGGAGTGGGACAGGGTGCAATCTGAATTTCTATATGATCCGTATTATGGGATGTCGTATCCGGATGGGATGGACTATCAGCAATGGAATCCGATGGTCGAGCAGCAAAGGGAAGGGGAAGGCCATACGCATGGCCATGGCGGGGCAACCACTTGCCAAGACGGCCATGTCCATTTGCACCCCGGCGTCACAAGCACACCGATTGAGACGGAACAAGGCCATGTCCATTGGATGGCTGGCAACACGACATTCGACGATGGACATATCCACCAATACGAGACGTATACGAGTATCCCGATTCCGTTGCCCGGGGGCTATCATACCCATTACGTGGAAATCCGAACGACCGAAGATGACGGGCATGTGCATATTATTAGAGGGTTTACCGAACCCTCTCAAAGCTGATAATTGAAAAGCCCCGTTTGCACGGGGCTTCCAATTAACCTTCAATAAGCTCGGCAATCGCCACTTCCGAACGTTCCTCCAACGACCTTCGCAGATGCACGGTTGCCGTTCTCCCGTCCTCATGGATTTTGTCGATCCATACCGAAACACCATTATAGCTAACCTCGATATCGCCGGGAGATGCGATAATCTGTTTCGCACGTTTCACTTCCAATTGCAATCCCTCCAAGATAATGTTCACTGTAAAACTCATATGAAAGACATTTATAGCGGATCTGTAAAAGTTCTGTGTATTCGCTTGACCTTCTCGAATCCTGCCGAACCGCTCATACCTACTATGACCCGGTGCTTGTATTTTATTCGACCCAACGGAATGGAAAAAGAAAGGAGTGTTGAAATGCAACGGCTCTATCGCGTCCGTCCGGGCGATACGGTGAACCGCATTGCCGCAAGATGGGGAATTTCCGCTGCCTCTCTTATTGCCGCCAATCGCTTGTCACCCCCTTATACGATATTTATCGGCCAGCAGCTGCTTATTCCGCTGGACGGGAACGGGACGATTGCTTATACATCCAAGCGCAACGATGCTTATGATATATGGCTTTTTCATCTGTCAAGCAGGGAACAGGAGCGGCTGACGACCGGACTGGGCGATTCGTTCTCGCATCCGACCTGGTCTTTGGATGGCAACAAGATCGCTTTTGTTGGAAAGGGCCGGATCATCTATGTCATCTATCTCGACACCCGTTCGATCGCGGCCATTGACCGGTTGGAGGCAGAAGGAAACGACTTTCTGGACTGGTCCCCGGACAGCCGCCGTCTCGCCTATGCGAAACGCGGCACTATCATCCTATATGACGTGATTGCACACGAAGCGAACCAAATCCGCCAGCCGGGTGCAACCGATGTCAATTGGTTTCCGAGTGGCAGCGAATTGTTGTTCCAGGCACTAGATCCAAATGGGAGCAGCCAGCTTTTCCGCGTCCGGACAAATGGCAGAGGCAAACAGCAGCTGACGCAAAATTCGGAAGGGCTTTTACAGAACGTGCGCTTATCCCCGGATGGTGCGTTTGCCTTGTATACGACGCCGGGCGCCAGCATCTCGATCATCCATACTGTCGATATCGCAACTCGGCAAGTGTATGAAGTGAAAGGAGGGCCGCTCGCCAAAAATTACTATCCGACCTGGTCTACTGACTCAAAGAGAATCGCCTTTAGCGCGACTGTATTCAGCGACAATCAGTACTTTTCTCAAATCCGGACAGCCGGTCGCCGGGGAGAAGGAGAACGAGTATGGGCCACATCGAATTGCTTTTCGACGCCGGTCACTTGGTCACCGGACGGAAGGGAAATCGCCTATCTCTCCGGCTGCACGGCGGTGGAATTTGCCTCAGAAATATGGTCTTTCCCATTGGATCATCCTGTCCCGAGACGCTTGCTGACAGGGGACGTCCAGTCACTGGCTTGGTCGCCGACAGTCTCAAATACAGCGTCGAAGAAAACGTATTCAAACGAAATGTATAAAGTTCGATTCGACTATCCAGCCGATTGGAATGAAGTGCGAAAAGAGAAGTACCAAGGACCAAACGGCTTTTTTCAGGTTTCGGCCGTTGCGGGCACATCCATCGAGGAAGTCTGCCACAATGAAGCGTTTCATGGCCTGCTGCCATATGGGACAACGCCGCAAATAAAGCAAACTCAAATTCAGGGGGAACCGGCTTGTTTTGTCATCCCGTCCCAAGACCAGCCTGAGATAATGGAACATCAAGCCGCCCTCATCATCCGTTATCCGCGTCCCGTGGAAATCGGCGGCCAGTCCTATCCATTTTTCATTCTCTGGGCGGATCGGGAGCATATCGATGAATTTGCCGAAACCCTGCACTTCCTCACCTAGCGGTATAAATAGATTTTCAGGTTCTCTTCTTGATCGATTGTGGCAAGTAGGATCTCCGATGCGGTTACATGATGGAGTGAGAATTTATCCATCAGCCATTCCGTATCCTTCCCTGCCTGCCGCAACCCTTTCAAATCGACCTTACCTTCCCGAATGACAACAATATGGTGGGAAAACGGCTTTTTCACCAGCTGTACATCTTCTGGCGTCAGCGGCTGTCGTTGGGGAGAGAGGAAGAAAGAAATCGTGCCATCCGGTTCCCAAAGCGCCAAAGCGATGTCATCGATTTCCTGGATTTTCTCTTTCCGTGCCTCAGACAATAAGTGATCAATCGTAATCCGGGACTTCCGTAAATTGGCATATCGAATTTCCCCGTATTGGACGAGTGGATAGGGGGTTGGTTCAGACCATTTCCGAAAGGCTTTCCACTTTAATGTTAGTTGCACAAATAAAATATATAAAACCATCAAGACAGTTGTAGTGATCAAAGATCCTTTCATTCCCAAGCCCTCATCGGAAAGTGGGTGGGCCAGAACATTCCCCAATATCAAGGCGATTGTAAAGTCGACAAGCCGCAACTGGGAAATGGACCGTTCTCCCATCAATTTGGTTACAATCAATAAAAAGAAAAAAGCGATCACTGCACGCAATATCCATTGCAAGCTGGTCAATGTCTCTTGGGCGTGAAAAAAATCCATCGTCTCCTCATCCTCGTTCTCCGTATTCATCGATCAGTATTTCCAAGACCGCAGGAATTATGTGAAGGGCGATTCGATGGACAACTTTATCCTTTCAAGGTACGATTTTTGAAACAGGCACGGTCGGGTTGCTGAATGGAAAGTAGGGAGAATGATGATCCGGACAATGGGACTTACGACAAACGAAGAATGGCTATTCGACTTCACGCTCGAGGAACTGAGCACTCTCTCCTTGCAATGGTATTGGGTCGACTTGGACCGCCCTTCCTTGGAAGAGGAGTCCTTGTTGCACTCATTTTTCCAATTCCATCCGTTGGCCATTGAGGACTGCTTGCAGCGCCTGCAGCGGCCGAAGATGGATTATTACGATGGGTATGCTTTCTTTGTCCTGCATTCCCTTTGCCAAGATGACTTGGAAGCGGAAGAATTGAACCTTTTCCTAGGGGAAGACTTTGTAGTCACCTTTCATTACAATAAACTTCAGGAACTGCCGGAAGTCCGGGATAAAATCGTCCAACAGACGAAACGATGGGATCGGGGAAGTGTCTTCCTTGCTTATTTGATCATGGACAAGGTCGTCGACTTTTATTTCCCGATTCTCTATCAAATCGAGGACCATTTGAACGATGTCGAGGAGCAACTATCGCCTTCGACCGTTGAATTGTCGATGGATTATGTATTTGAAGTCCGAAGTGATCTGCTCCGGCTGCGCCGGACGATCTACCCGATGCGGGAGTTGCTGTATCGGGTCTTGAATTCGGATCGGCTAGGCCTAACTCTTCATGAACAGAGGTACTTTCAGGACATTTACGACCATCTCCTCAGGCTCGGGGAAATTATCGAATCGAATCGGGAACTGACGGCGGACATCCGGGATAGCCAACTATCCATCAATTCCAATCGTATGAATAGCATTATGATGACGCTGACCATCATTTCCTCCATTTTCATCCCGCTAACTTTCATCGCGGGTGTCTATGGCATGAACTTCGATCACATGCCAGAACTTCACTGGCATTATGGCTATTTCATTGTCCTCTTCGTTATGCTCCTGATTGGGGTATCCATGTTGCTATGGTTCAAATACAAAGGATGGCTCCGGATTTAGACAAGGGCTCGGACCCGGATTCGGCGGGCTCGGATTTGGTGCCAGGCACGCAAACAATCGTGTTTATTAAAACAAACGTGAATATTTAAACATTCACGTTTGTTTCTGCACCAGGCACCCGAAATACTTCCACGGCTTCGTATTTTGGGGAGTTTTGCGGGTGGATGGTGAATAAAGTGAACTCGGTGACAGGGAAGGGAGCCGGGTCGAAGCTTTCTTTTGCCAAAGAGAGTGGAGGTTGGCCCTCCTTCCTTTTCTTCGCTATGGTGATATGCGGAGTGAACCGGTTATCGAGCGGCTTTCCGAGCAGAGCAGTGATTTTCGTATTGATGGACTGTTGCAAGGCATCCAGTTCGGGAGGGTGGCTGACGGACAAATAAACGACCCGTGGCCCTTTCGGGGAACCGAAAAAGGAGAGGCCGTCAACCGTCAGTTGGAAAGCGGAACTGTTTTTGGCAATGTCACTGAGTTGTTGCCGAATGGCTGGCAGTCGTTGGCTATCAACATCCCCGAGAAATAGCAAAGTGATATGCAGATCCTCCGGGTGCGGAATGACTTTATATTGGCTAGGCAACTGGTATTTCGACAAGTATTTTTCTACCTGGCCAACAATCGAAGCCGGGGTTTTGATTCCTATAAAGTAATGCTCCAACATCGTCTCCTCCAATCTATCGTACTTTTCACAGTGTACCCCGAACGCGAAGCGGTAGTCACGACGAATTGCATGGAAAATGACAAACCTCGCCCGACAACGCCAGATAATTATGTATAATGGAGCAAGGAGGAGATGAGGAATTATGATAAAAACGATCATTTTTGACTTGGATGATACATTGCTTTGGGATCAACATAGCGTTGCGATGGCATTCCGCAAAACATGTGAACATGCTGCCGAAGCGGTGGATGTCGATCCTGCAGCACTTGAAGAAGCCGTTAGGGAAGAGGCACGGCAATTATACGCATCTTATGAAACGTATGCTCATACCCAAAACATTGGGATCAACCCGTTTGAAGGGTTATGGGGAACGTTTGACGATGAAGGTGACAACTTCCAGAAAATGAAAGGAATCGTTCCCGGCTATCGCCGTGACGCTTGGACAGGCGGTCTAAAGAAACTCGGAATTGATAACCCGCAACTTGGCCAAGAATTGGCAGAGCGATTCCCAGCAGAGAGGAGAAAGCATCCGTTTGTTTACGAGGAAACGTTCCAAGTGCTGGATCGTTTGAAAGGAAATTACACTTTGGTCCTCTTGACGAACGGCTCCCCAAGCTTGCAACAAGTAAAACTGGAAATCACGCCGGAAATCGCGCCTTATTTCGACCACATCGTCATCTCGGGGGCGTTTGGAAAAGGGAAGCCGGACGCGTCGATTTTTGAGCATGTCTTGGAGAAGGTGGAAGGCTCGGCCGATGAGGCGTTGATGATCGGAGACAATCTCATGACTGATATCCTTGGTTCATCCCGTGTCGGCATGCGCAATGTATGGATTAATCGTGAGGATAAAGCGCCAAGCGCAGAAGTGATCCCGACTTATGAAATCGACCATCTCGATAAGCTTTTCAGCATTTTGGAAGAACTGGCGGAGAAAGAACCCGCTCAATAATAAGAAAAACGCTGACTCCTTGGAATCAGCGTTTTTCATTATCTTCTTACAGATCGACAGCTTTTACATCATGGATGTCTTCAAGCTCTTTCAGGCGTTTCAGTTCAGACGGTTCGACGTGGTGGTCGACAGTCAACATCATGATGGCGTCTCCGCCGGCAGATGATCTACCCACCTGCATTGTCGCGATGTTGATGTTTTCCTGGGCAAGCATCGTTCCGACACGGCCGATTGCTCCTGGCTGGTCATGGTGTTTGATGAAGAGCAAGTGACCTGCTGGCGTGAAGTCCACGACATAGTCATCGATTTTGACGATGCGCGGTCCTAAGCCGTTGAGCAATGTACCTGCAACGCTGCGTGTGCCGCGTTGCGTAACGATTTCAACAGTGACCAGGTTCAAGAAGCCTTTTGTCGTCGTTGTTTTGATTTCATTTACTTTAATGCCGAAACGGTCTGCCAATAGTCTAGCGTTGACGTCATTGACATGGCTGCCAAGATTCCGTTTCAACAGACCTTTTACTGTATTGCGTGTCAAA is drawn from Sporosarcina sp. FSL W7-1349 and contains these coding sequences:
- a CDS encoding aminoacyl-tRNA deacylase; its protein translation is MNSHENKVKEFLSYNNVKAEHFVFSQSCHSVKEAAEAVNGSEDDFVKNICMIDSNNELIVAIVKGNNRASTTRVAKSLNIEKPRLANENEIIERTGFPPGGVPSFGFQAKFLVDPKVTNMDYIYTGGGSENSLVKINVQDLLKINQGTIIKVSK
- a CDS encoding methyl-accepting chemotaxis protein, encoding MRFTVGRKLWAGFLSVLLLLILVGVTSYASMSSMNKEYRFLIDDRIQKVLLLENLSSIQGKIVSNVRGYLLYKDQLYLRDLDPMREEFIQSWNELDESIRTESAREALANVKKASEQYNNSINTMIQELDGGNDAGARSIATQATSYQNVLDANITILIEHQLEQKEIAEDNINQQLQNIKILIFTVIVLSILLSIAVAFIIARSIAHPVGKMTNALAEIAKGNLAIEPIRIRNKDEIGEMATAFNEMTDDLRGIISRARDTSVQLAVHAEELSASSEESLAASELVAEISERNLISSDEQVKLINEASAAMEEMIAGIDRITEDNELMLRSSERVAQLVMEGSTFMEDVNNQMNVINTTIGESTEMMNEMASQSETIRNVTGLITAIAEQTNLLALNAAIEAARAGEHGKGFAVVAEEVRHLAEQSKQSAAEIGQMVDTMIQNVNRAVTSTQEGNQRVEEGLVITERTAEVFEQIKQAEVDVNEKVATVAAAIEQIRAMTDEVSSGASQTQVLAIQASEEAQSTSAATEQQLAANEEISSSAQILAELAEKLQRDMEGFVVSKTNEEESFGKEKEPVEEQQDI
- a CDS encoding YmaF family protein; translated protein: MQSEFLYDPYYGMSYPDGMDYQQWNPMVEQQREGEGHTHGHGGATTCQDGHVHLHPGVTSTPIETEQGHVHWMAGNTTFDDGHIHQYETYTSIPIPLPGGYHTHYVEIRTTEDDGHVHIIRGFTEPSQS
- a CDS encoding H-type small acid-soluble spore protein; this translates as MEVKRAKQIIASPGDIEVSYNGVSVWIDKIHEDGRTATVHLRRSLEERSEVAIAELIEG
- a CDS encoding LysM peptidoglycan-binding domain-containing protein; the protein is MQRLYRVRPGDTVNRIAARWGISAASLIAANRLSPPYTIFIGQQLLIPLDGNGTIAYTSKRNDAYDIWLFHLSSREQERLTTGLGDSFSHPTWSLDGNKIAFVGKGRIIYVIYLDTRSIAAIDRLEAEGNDFLDWSPDSRRLAYAKRGTIILYDVIAHEANQIRQPGATDVNWFPSGSELLFQALDPNGSSQLFRVRTNGRGKQQLTQNSEGLLQNVRLSPDGAFALYTTPGASISIIHTVDIATRQVYEVKGGPLAKNYYPTWSTDSKRIAFSATVFSDNQYFSQIRTAGRRGEGERVWATSNCFSTPVTWSPDGREIAYLSGCTAVEFASEIWSFPLDHPVPRRLLTGDVQSLAWSPTVSNTASKKTYSNEMYKVRFDYPADWNEVRKEKYQGPNGFFQVSAVAGTSIEEVCHNEAFHGLLPYGTTPQIKQTQIQGEPACFVIPSQDQPEIMEHQAALIIRYPRPVEIGGQSYPFFILWADREHIDEFAETLHFLT
- a CDS encoding DUF421 domain-containing protein is translated as MNTENEDEETMDFFHAQETLTSLQWILRAVIAFFFLLIVTKLMGERSISQLRLVDFTIALILGNVLAHPLSDEGLGMKGSLITTTVLMVLYILFVQLTLKWKAFRKWSEPTPYPLVQYGEIRYANLRKSRITIDHLLSEARKEKIQEIDDIALALWEPDGTISFFLSPQRQPLTPEDVQLVKKPFSHHIVVIREGKVDLKGLRQAGKDTEWLMDKFSLHHVTASEILLATIDQEENLKIYLYR
- the corA gene encoding magnesium/cobalt transporter CorA, which codes for MIRTMGLTTNEEWLFDFTLEELSTLSLQWYWVDLDRPSLEEESLLHSFFQFHPLAIEDCLQRLQRPKMDYYDGYAFFVLHSLCQDDLEAEELNLFLGEDFVVTFHYNKLQELPEVRDKIVQQTKRWDRGSVFLAYLIMDKVVDFYFPILYQIEDHLNDVEEQLSPSTVELSMDYVFEVRSDLLRLRRTIYPMRELLYRVLNSDRLGLTLHEQRYFQDIYDHLLRLGEIIESNRELTADIRDSQLSINSNRMNSIMMTLTIISSIFIPLTFIAGVYGMNFDHMPELHWHYGYFIVLFVMLLIGVSMLLWFKYKGWLRI
- the thpR gene encoding RNA 2',3'-cyclic phosphodiesterase — encoded protein: MLEHYFIGIKTPASIVGQVEKYLSKYQLPSQYKVIPHPEDLHITLLFLGDVDSQRLPAIRQQLSDIAKNSSAFQLTVDGLSFFGSPKGPRVVYLSVSHPPELDALQQSINTKITALLGKPLDNRFTPHITIAKKRKEGQPPLSLAKESFDPAPFPVTEFTLFTIHPQNSPKYEAVEVFRVPGAETNVNV
- a CDS encoding HAD family hydrolase produces the protein MIKTIIFDLDDTLLWDQHSVAMAFRKTCEHAAEAVDVDPAALEEAVREEARQLYASYETYAHTQNIGINPFEGLWGTFDDEGDNFQKMKGIVPGYRRDAWTGGLKKLGIDNPQLGQELAERFPAERRKHPFVYEETFQVLDRLKGNYTLVLLTNGSPSLQQVKLEITPEIAPYFDHIVISGAFGKGKPDASIFEHVLEKVEGSADEALMIGDNLMTDILGSSRVGMRNVWINREDKAPSAEVIPTYEIDHLDKLFSILEELAEKEPAQ